The Apibacter raozihei DNA segment TGCGGAATGCTTGAAAAGCTTTCCCGATTGTGTCCTCCTTCGATCACATACATTAATGCGCCTAATATCAGGGTGGTAATTAATATAAAATACAGAAACACAAAAATTTTCCTTTTACTGTTACGCAAAGAAATAAGAATCATGTTACTTTCGTCTACATAATTTCCTAATTTTAAAACTCTGAAAATTCTTAACAATCTTAAAATACGTATAATTGCTAGATAGTGAGATTGTATAAAAATAATGCTAAGGTATGTAGGCACAATGGATAATAAATCTATAATTCCATAAAAGCTAACCACATATTTTTTAGGATTTTTAACACTAATAAGCCTTAAGGCATATTCAATAGTAAAGGATATTGTCACCCACCAGTCCAGAATATAAAGCCAGAAACCAATTTTGTTATTTATCCCTCTTACACTTTCTAACATGATAATCAGTGTACTTAATGTGATAAAAAACAAAAGAAGTACATCAAATATTTTTCCTTTGTATGTGTCTGATTCAAAAATAATTTCATGAAGTTCAAATTTCCATTTGGCACTTCCCATTCTTTGTTTTGAATTAGATCCTTCGAAAAAAAATTTTATTCTTTTAAAAAATTTCATCACAAATCGGAATTATTATAATCAGTTCTGAATAAATTTATTATTTTTCATATTAAATAATAACAAATATAAAAATAAAATAATGTATACTTGGAAATATTCCTTATTTTTGTCTGATTGATGGTGATTTTGCTCATAATTTACATTATTTAGATAAAAACTTAAATACTGTCTAAATAAATTTCATATATTTGCAAAATAAGAACAAATTAATTTAACAAACAATAAATTTACTTCATCATGAAAGAAAAATTTTATATAGACGACACAGACAAACGCATTTTACAGTACTTGTCTATTAACACAAGAATGCCATTTACAGAAATCGCAAAAAAAATGGATGTTTCTGCAGGTACAATTCACGTAAGAGTTAAAAAAATGGAAGATGCAGGAGTTATTAAAGGAACTTCCTTAAACATTGATTATTCCATTTTAGGATATGGTTTTATTGCCTATGTTGGTATATTATTAACCAAATCAAGCAAAACTCAAAGTGTTCTTGAAAAACTTGCATTAATTCCAAATGTAACAACTGCTAATGTAATTTCAGGAAAGTATAACATTTATTGTAAAATAAACGCTAAAGATGCTGAAGATGCTAAAAATGTTATTTACAAAATAGATGATATAGATGACGTTTTAAGAACTGAAAGTATGATTTCTCTTGAAGAGAACATCAACGATCAGAACAGATTAATGGACGCTCTATTCAAATAAAATTATGTCACCCGAAGAAAAAGAAATCTATTTTAATGTAGCTATTTCAACCTCTTTGGTTTTATTCGGGTTTGACGGGGAAAAACTACGTGTTTTACTCAGAAAGAAAAAAAACGACCCTTTTCTTGGAGCAATGCTTCTTCCTGCCATATATGTAAAAGCAGATGAAAGCATTGATTCCAAGGTTAAGGAGTTGTTATATTCCCACACAAACGAAGAAAAAATATACATTGAACAGCTAAAGGCTTTTGCTAAAGTTTTTAGAAATCCTTTAGGAAGAGTCATCAATGTTGCCTATTACGGCACTGTCAAACTGGATGAAAAGCTATTAGAGTATTCCAAAAGCAGGAAAGAAGAATGGATTGAATACTCTAAAATTCCCGATCTGGCTTTCGATCACAACGAAATTATTGAATATGCTAAAGAACGCTTAAAACGAAGGGTTAAAAGAAGACCTATAGGCTTCTATTTATTACCTGAACACTTTACCATTTCTCAACTTCAGAAATTATATGAAACTGCACTCAACCGGGAAATGGATAAACGAAACTTTAGAAAAAAAATATTCAACTCTCAATTAATTATAGAAACGGATCTAACTGACAATTCAGGTTCAAGAAAATCTGCCAAATTGTTTAAGTTTGATGAAGAAAAATATGAAAAACTGAGCCTCAAAGGTTATGATTTTTTATTTTAAAACACTTAGACCTCCTGTTTTTAACTTTTATTGACAATTTATTTTAAAATTTAATGTTCCTGTTTCGATTAAATATTTTTTTTACCTTTACTTTGCCTAAGGGTAGTAAAATAAAGAATAGTTATGAGCAGTGATGAAGAAATTTTTGGTAAACGTCCAAAAGAATATTTTGAAGTAAAAAATAAAAAATCTGTTGGATTTTTATTATCTTCCCTTTACATGGGCTTTATGGGAAGCATACCCATTCTTCTGGGTATATTAGGATTTATGAAAATATATTTCCCCGGAGCTCCTCAATGGTTTTTTGTTTCAAATATTATTTTTGGTATTTTAATGATCATTGGCTCCTACGGAACCTACAATTTTAAAAAAAACGGAATCTATTTATTTACCGTTTCTTTAATTATTGATATTCTTTTTCATCTTTCATTAGGTTTGGAAGAACTGGATGCCATACACGGGTTATATTTCTTTATCGGATTTGCTTTAGTACCAATTATTCCCCGATGGAAATTTTTTAAATAATTTTAATTTATGAACATTGAAAAATTGAAGTATCCGATTGGAAAGTTTAAAAAATCCCAAAATTTAACAGCTAAAGATCTATCAATATTGATTCAAAAAATGGAATCTTTACCCAAAAGATTGTTAATAGAAGTATCTGACTTGTCAGAAAAACAGTTAGATACTCCTTATAGAGAGGACGGATGGAGTATACGGCAAGTAATTCATCATCTGGCAGACAGTCATGTGAATTCTTTTATTCGTATTAAGCTGGCTTTAACAGAAGAATTACCTGCAATCAAGCCTTATAAAGAGGAACTATGGGCTGTACTGGACGACTCATTAAATGCTCCTATTCGACCATCTTTACAAATAATTGAAGGTGTACATCAAAGATGGGTAATACTACTCAAAAAATTGTCTCCGGCCGAAATGAAAAAGTTTTTCAAACATCCTGACTTTGACGAGCCTGTTAAGATCGAAGATGCTATAGAGATGTATTCCTGGCATGGAGAACATCATCTTGCCCATATAACGACATTGAAAAATTTTAAAAACTGGAATTAATTCACCTGCTATTATAAATAAATTAAGAAATTCATGAGAATAGATATCATCAGTGCTGTTCCTGACATACTGAAAAGCCCCTTGCAGGAATCGATTATGAAGAGGGCTCAGGATAAGAAAGTAGTTGAAATTCACTTTCATAATCTAAGGGATTATGGTAAAGGCAATTATAGACAAATTGACGATACTCAATATGGAGGTGGTGCAGGCATGGTGATGATGGTGGAACCTATAGATAAATGTATTTCGCAATTACAATCAGAGAGAGTTTACGATGAAGTTATTTATATGACTCCTGATGGAGATACCTTAAATCAAAAAACCTGTAATCATTTATCCTTAAAAGAAAATATCATTATTTTATGTGGACATTATAAAGGGGTAGATCAAAGGGTAAGAGATTTATTTGTTACCCGTGAAATATCTATAGGTGATTATGTCCTAAGTGGTGGAGAATTGGGAGCCTGTGTCTTAGTTGATGCTATTGTTCGCCTGTTACCTGGTGTTCTTAATGATGAAACCTCTGCCCTTTATGATTCTTTTCAGGATAATTTATTAGCACCCCCTGTATATACCAAACCAGAAGAATATAAAGGAATAAAAGTTCCTGAGATTTTATTAAGTGGTAATTTTCCTAAAATTGAGGAATGGAGACATGAAATGTCCATAAAACATACACAGGAAAAAAGACCTGATTTATTTAATGAATAACTCTAAAAAAGTGACGAATGGATGAAATTATAAATAAAGTAGAAAAAAGCGGTTTAATTACTTTTGATTTAGAAGATTATTATCCTAAAGAATCCCGGCATGTATTTGATTTAAAAATCTATTTATATGAAGAATTAATTTTAAGAGAAAAAGATTTTCGAAAATCTTTAAATGAACTTGATTGGACCCAATATCAGAATTCCTATGTAGCTGTACATTGCTCTTCAGATGCTATTGTTCCCTCATGGGCATATTTACTTGTGGCCAGTTATTTAACCGGATATGCTAAAATGATTTCTTTTGGTACCTTACAAGATCTGGAAAGGGATATATATACCGAAATTATTCAAAGTATAAATGCAAATGATTATATAGATAAGAAAGTAATTGTAAAAGGTTGTTCAAATAAGCCTGTCCCTCAAAATGCATATTTACAAATCATTCAAAAACTAAAGCCTGTAGTTTCTTCTCTTATGTTTGGCGAGGCCTGTAGTACAGTTCCTATATATAAAAAGAAGAAAACTGAATCCTAATTAAGTTTGAGTTTTTGAAATTTGAGAATAATAATGGGCGCCAGCAATAAATATACCGGCTGTTTCCGTCCTGAGCCTATTTTCTCCTAAGCTTACTCCTCCTACGCCAGATTCGTATAAATCAGATATCTCTTTTTTTGAAAAGTCTCCTTCTGGACCTATCATAAAAGTAATTGCATCAGATATACCTAGAGCTTCATGTATTGGGCTTTTTTCATATTCTTTATAACAATGGGCTACCCATATTTTACCGTTAGATTCTGTATGAACGAAATCTTTAAACGCTGTCAACGGATTCAATATTGGAAAAAAACGCTGCAAAGATTGTTTACAAGCACTTTCTAATTGTTTCTCTAATCTCTCTAGTTTAAGTGTTTTTCTTTCCGAATTAGCACATAGTAACGGCGTAATTTCTGAAACTCCCAACTCAACTGCTTTTTCTAAAAAAAATTCAAACCGATCAATATTTTTAGTGGGAGCTATAGCTATGTGTAAATTAGTTTTAGACTTTTCTGTATCCGGATAAATTTCAATAATTTCAACTTCAGCTTTTTTTCCTGAAATTATCAAAGTTCCTTTCGCTAATTTACCTGCTCCATCTGTAACATAAATTTCCTCTCCACTACTCATTCGAAGGACTTTAACTATATGATGAGCTTCATCTTCTCTAATCTCAACATTATCTTTAAAAATACTACCTATAAACAACTTCATTAAAACTATAATTTACTATTGGTTAACAAAGATAAATAGAAATATGAAATTTTTTTATGTGTCAAAAATAAAAATAGCTCTTAAATTTTAAGAGCTATTTTACCAGTATACTTAATTATTATCATGAACGCTTAACCTACTGCTTCATAACATTACCTTTTGTATCAAAGTATATATTTCTGTGCCGTATGTTCCCATAATGATTATTAAATACAATACCTACGTCATAGGTAGTAACTCCACGCTCCACTTTCTTTTTAGTTCCAAGAATGGTTGCATTAGGATAGTTAGTTTTAATATAATCCTTTGCAAATGAAGGAGTATCTTTTATATGTAATTCTTCTTTAGAAGAGATAAGCTTGCCATTAGACTCTAATTCTAATTCAACTTCTCTACCCTCTACTTCAAATTCTACTTTGTAATAATAAAAAGTATTGTCTTTATCTTTATATTTCCATTCTTTATCTACAGCGTTAGGATAATTTTTAGTTACGTAATCCTTTACTGCTTTTGGAACCTGACTTTCATCGATGTCTTTAGCTAACAAAACTAAAGAAAACATCAAAAAGCTTAATAAGCTAAATACTATTTTTTTCATAACTCTACGATTTTAAATTTTTCTTATTATAATGACAAAATTAATATTCAATTCTGAAGCTATTCTGTAGCGAATAATGCATCTTAAAAAATTTACTTTTAAATTTAATATAATAAAAAAAGGCAAGTTAAATTTACTTGCCCTATATTAAAACTTTTAAATTAGTAATTGTTTATAGCAACCCTAACTCAAATTTAGCTTCTTCACTCATCATGTCTTTATCCCATGTAGGTTCAAAGGTTATTTTAACCTCTGCTTTAGTAATTTCATCAATTGATTCAATTTTTTCTTCAACCTCTAATGGCAAAGTTTCTGCAACCGGACAATTGGGAGTTGTTAAAGTCATTAAAATCTCAGCTTTACCCTCCGTACTTATTTGTACATCATAAATTAAGCCTAACTCATAAATATCAACAGGAATTTCCGGGTCGTAAACAGTTTTTAACTTTTCAACTATTTTTTCTGCTAATGCCTGTATTTGTTCTTCTGTTAGAGACATAATGTATTAATTAACAATATTCTTCAAAAGCGTGTTGTAAATTCTCAGCTATCATTTCAGCAGAATGTCCTTCAATATGGTGTCTTTCTAAAAAATGAACAAGTTCACCATCTTTAAACAGTGCTATAGATGGGGAAGAAGGAGGAAACGGAACTAAATGCTCTCTAGCTGTTTTAACAGCATCTACATCAAACCCTGCAAAAGTAGTAACTAGATGATCCGGTTTTTTTCCAGAGCCTTCTACAGATAATACTACACCTGGACGTGCAGCACCAGCGGCGCATCCACAAACAGAATTAATGATTAGCAAAGTGGTTCCTGATTGTTTTAATGCGTTTGAAACTTTTTCTGCTGTATTTAAGTCTTCAAATCCTTTATTTGTTAATTGTGCCTTCATCGGCAATACCATTTCTTCTGGGTACATAATCTCCTATTGTTTTATATATTTATACAAAAATAATTATTGTTTGTCATTCATACAAATACTCTATATCTTTGACAAACTATAATGCTTTACTTAAGCTCAAAAATAATACTGATAATTATTTTTTTAATCAATATTCGTTATAGTATTATTAGTTTTTATGAATCAGAAATATACGAAAAACGAACATTTAAAAGGTGAAAAACAAATAAAATATTTATTTGAAAAAGGTTTATGGGCAAGCAAATTTCCACTTAAAATAATTTACACACCACAATTGCAACCAGATAACCTTCATAAAGCCGGTGTTTCCGTTTCAAAAAGAAATTTCAAACATTCCGTTGATCGAAACTATATTAAAAGACTTTTAAGGGAGTGTTACAGGTTAAATAAAAATAAAATATATACTCTTTTCCCTCAGGCTCATTTGTTAATGATCATATATACGGGAAAGGATAAACCTACGTTTAAAGAATTAGAAAAAAATTACATTAAACTCTTAGAAAAAATCAGCTCTCTTAATAAAAACTAATGAATCTATTTTATTTTTTAGATAATACCCTCAATTGTTTAATAATAAATACTACTAGAATTCCTAAAACAGCTACTAATCCGGAATATAAAAATTTATCATTTGGCTCATGGGTCAAATTTAACTTATAGTTAATAAGACTTGCATTAAAAACCACAACGGCTAAAAAAACTATAAGGGCTATATTTAGAAAATTTTTCATTTTACTCATTTTTACAAATATAAGAAAGTTTTATAATCCATAATTTTAATTAATCGTTCCAATTAATGAAGCAATGTTTGCTGTAAAAAGCTTTATCGATATCGCTAATAATATAACACCAAATATTTTTTTCATTACAGAAATAATTCCGGGCCCAAGTATTTGTTCCAATTTTCCGCTATATTTCAAAACTAAATAAACGACTAACATATTTAAGATAATCGCAAGAATTATATTTTCTGTGTGATATTCTGCCTTTAAAGCTAGTACAGCTGTAAGGGAACCTGCTCCGGCAATTAAAGGAAATGCAAGAGGGACAATAGATGCAGATTGTGGCTCATCCATTTTATTAATCTCAATTCCAAGTATCATTTCCAATGCGATTACAAAAAGAACGAAAGCTCCAGCTACTGCAAAGGAATAAACATCTATTCCGATTATTTTGAGTAATTTTTCGCCAATAAATAAGAATCCTATAAGAATACCACAGGCTACCAAAGACGTTTTTCTGGCTTGCAGGTATCCTATCTTCCCTTTAATTGTCACGATTATAGGTATGCTTCCTATTATATCTATAATAGCAAATAACACCATAAAGCAACTTACAATTTCTTTAATAGAAATGTTTGATAGCATTTTTTAATATTTATTCAACAAAGTTAATTAAATTTGAAAAAATAATAAAAATACGAATTAACCACTTTTATTAACTCACAAAAACAAATCTAATTTAATTTTTTTATTAAGTCTTCAATTTTCAGATAAACGGAAAGTAACGAATCCTGATCTGTTAAATTTGAGTATTGTTCAATCTGGGATTTCAATAATAAATTTTTACATTCTTCTGCAAACTCATCTCCAAATTTATTGATTAACTTTTCTTCAATATCTACAGAAGTAATAAATTGTTGTTGTTCAATACCTAAATTCTGGTAAATTGCAGCCTGTATTATTGATTCTGCTAAAGAATAAAATGCTTTTTTATCATCGCCTTTCTCTGCTATTTTTTTTAACTGAAATAACTCGGCTTCAAAATTTTTCTTATCTGAAGGAGGTGGTGATAATTTGTTAATTTTATGAACTGAAGTTTTATCTATTTCATTTACAGTATTCACATTTTTTTTAATCCTTTTTTTCTTTTTATATAAAATAAAAAACAAAAATCCACTTAAGAATACTACTCCTGCAACAATCAATAGAACAGCACTTTTTTCGGTTTTTACCGGTTTCCCTTCCAAAACTTCAGAAATAGTTTCTTTAACATGTAAATCAGGAATATACGATTTTAATTTGTCAGAGTCTCTGGATTTAATATTTGTTTCAATACTATCAGATTTCACATTTTTAAGAGTATCTTCTCTGACTTTAAAAACTACTGGTTCTGCTGAAATAGTTTTAAATTGCTCATCCTTCGGATCAAAAAAAGTGAATGGTTTTACTTTAATTGAGAAACTCCCGCTCTTTTGAGGTACAAGAACTGTCGACATGACTATTTTCCCTACAACACCATCGGTTCCTGGTAAAGTTTCCATTTTATTCTTTGGACTATACTGCTCTATATTTTTAGGAATTATCAATTCTGGAGATTTCAATAATCCTATATTTCCTTTACCGGTAATTTCAACCGTAACGGTGGCTGCTTCAGATAAGTTTAAACTTTCTTTATTAGAATGTGCCTTTATTTTATAATTTCCTACAACTCCGTAAAATCCCTCCGGAGCATTGTCCGGTATTTTCTTAACCTGAAGTGTCACCGGAGCTGATTTTATATAAATTTCCTGTTCATCGAAAAAACCTTCTGCAACAGTTAAAGTCAAAGTAAATGGATATATGGTTAATGTTCCCGGTTTTGATGGAAAAATCACATAGGAACCTATAACTCTTGACAGATAAGCCTCACCATTAATAATTTCCTGTTCATAAGTGTTATTTCTTTCTTTGATAGGCTGTACAAATAATCCCTGAAAATTAGGAGGTGATAAATTACTCAAACTGTTAATCAAATCGACTTTTTTTGTATAAAATTTCAGCTTACCTGTAATACCTTCATTCTGGAAAGGATTTCGATCTGAAACTTTAAAGGCGAGAAAAGCATCTCCCATGCCCAACATATTAATTCGATCTTCCTGAATATCTGTTCGCTCTTCTTGTACCGAAATACTTAACGGTTTTGATGTATAAGTCTTTCCATTAACTGTTACAGATGCTGCTCCGATTTTTATACTTCCCGGTTTAATTGCTCTTAAAGTGATTTCTTCACCATAAAGAAGTATCATTTCATCATTTTCGTACCCTTGTTTTTGAATCACATTTCTGGCTACAACCTGGGAATTGGAAAAATTAGGCAGCTTAATAGTAGAGACAGAGTTAGCAGACGATTTACTTTTAATACTTAATATAAACTGAACGTGAATAGGTTCGTTAAGTATTACCTCTTTTTTTTGAGGAACAGCTTGAAACGTTACCTGAGCTCCCAGCCAGTATATTCCAAAAAAAATATTACAAAATAATAAAAATCCCTTCATTACCAATCTTTTCCTCTAGAATCCCCTGACGGAGGAATTCTTTTATTAATTATTTTTTGCTGAGCCCTTCTTTCTTGTTCTTTCATTGCTCCCAAAATACCTTCGTAATACTGCTCTTGCATTGAACCTGAAACATTCTCTTGTTCTCTGGAGTTAGAATTTTTAATTCCTTCGCGCCCTTCCTGGTTTCCTACTCCCTGACCCGACTGATTATCTCCCTGCCCTCCTGACTGACCTTGTTGACCTTCTTTATTTTCTTGTGGGGATTGTGATTTTTTATCTTCAGAATTATCAGGATTTTGATCCTTTTCCCCATCTTTATTTTCATTCTGATTATTAGAATCAGAATTATTATTTTTTTGTTGCTGTTTTTCCTGTTCTTTTAATTTCTCTTTTGTCACAGCATAATTATATCTTGCTTTATCGTCCCTGGGGTTAAGTTTCAATGCTTTTTTGAATGATTCTGCTGCTTTTTTATAATCCTTCTTTTTAAAATATCCATTTCCTGCATTGAAATAAGCCTGAGACTTTTCCAATTTTCCGGATGCAAATTTAATTGATTTTTCAAATTGAGATATAGCATCAGAGTATTTTTTCTGCCGATACATGGCATTTCCTAAATTAAAATTAGATTTGTAGGAATCGCCTCCTTCCTGAATGGCTCTAAGGTAGTTTGCAGCAGCTTCATCATATGACTGCACAACATAATTTTTATTCCCTTCAATTAAATATTTCCTTGCCTTACCCTGAGAAAACAAGATGTAAGGAAACAATAAAAAGATAAAACCTGCTATATTTATTCTCAGATACATTTTAACAAATTTACAAAGTTTATACGTTAAAATCTCGCTTATAGTTTGTTAAAGAAATAATAATTAACAGTAGTAATGCTATTCCTATAAAAAACTGAAAGTATTGCTTTGAATCATATGTATAGCTAAGAGACTGCTCTTTTTTACCCAGTTTTGACATTTCATCAAATATTTCTTTCGTAATTTGTTCTGATGGTCCTCCTCCGTAAAAGTAAGCGCCTTTTGTCTCAAAAGCTAAATTTTTTAATGACGTATCTACTAATCGGGTTAATACAACATTTCCTTCTTCATCTTTTTTATAACTGGTATACCCACCACCATCCTGTACTGGAATAGGAGCTCCCTGTGGTGTCCCGATTCCAACAGAAAAAATAGTTATATCATTTTTATTCGCTGTATTTACTGCTTTATTTACTTCTCCTTTATGAGTTTCACCATCTGAAACCAAGATTATTGCTTTTGATGTATTGGCTATATTGGAAAGCATATTTGAAGCTTCCAGTACCGCATCTGCTATATTGGTTCCCTGAGCCGAAATTAAATTAGTATCAACTCCACTCAAATATAATTCCGCTGCACCGTAATCGTTAGATAATGGCATTACAGAATATGCCTGACCTGCAAAAATTACGATTCCGACCCTGTCTCCTCCCAATTTGGTTATTAAATCGCTGACAATTTTTTTTGCTTTTTCCATTCTTGAAGGAATTACATCTTCCGCATTCATAGAATTAGAAACATCTATGACAAATACCATATCTATACCTTCTCTTTTTACCTGTTTTTTTTCCATTCCTCCCAGCCAGTTAACCAGACCAAGTACTATCATAAAAAAGGAAATAATTACCAATATATTATCTCGTATAAAAGCAGAAAAATTAATGTTTCCAAAAATACGTTTTTGCATTTCCGAATCAGCAAATTTATTTACAGCTGATTTTTTCCACTTGTATAGGTATAAAACTCTCCATATAAGAAAGGGTAGCAATAAAAGCAGGTATAAATAGGATGTTTTTTCTAGTTCCCAGTTCATAATTTCAACTAATTAATACTTCTGATAACAAAACCTCTTAACATAAGTTCCAGCAATAAAAGGATAAGAGCTGGAAGAAGAAACATTCTGTACTTTTCCGTATAATTATAATACTTTAGATTATTAATGTCCGATTTTTCCAATTGGTTAATATTGTCGTAAATATCTTGTAAACTTTGAGTATTGGTAGCTCTGAAATATTCTCCTCCTGTTTTTTTAGCAATTTCTTTCAATAATTCTTCGTCTATTTCAACTCTCTGCTTTTCAAAATATATTTTCCCTGTAAATGCATCAATGGATGTAGGAAATAAAGCCCAGCCATTCGTTCCGATACCTATTGTATAAACCTTAATACCATTTTTTGCGGCAATATCCGCTGCTGTAGCAGGCTCAACAAAACCATCATTATTAACTCCATCAGTCATTAAAATAACTACTTTAGACTTGGCCTTACTATCTTTTAAATGATTCACAGCAGTCGCCAACCCAACTCCTATTGCTGTTCCCCCGTCGAGTGTCTGGGTTTTGAGATCTTCTAACTGTTGTTTAAGTATATTTCTATCAATAGTTAAAGGTACTAACGTTAATGCTTCTCCTGAGTATGCAATGAGTCCAATACGATCAATAGGTCTTTCCATGACAAACTTTACTGCCACTCCTTTTAGTGCTGTTAGCCGATCCGGATCCAGATCTTTGGCCAGCATACTTAAGGAAACATCTACAGTAAGCATTATATCTATTCCTTTTTCATTTTCTAAAGTTTGAGCTACATCAACTACCCTGGGCCTGGATATAGCTAAAATTAATAATATCAAGACTACTATTCTTAACCAATAAACTACAGGCCTGATAGTTCC contains these protein-coding regions:
- a CDS encoding tetratricopeptide repeat protein, whose product is MYLRINIAGFIFLLFPYILFSQGKARKYLIEGNKNYVVQSYDEAAANYLRAIQEGGDSYKSNFNLGNAMYRQKKYSDAISQFEKSIKFASGKLEKSQAYFNAGNGYFKKKDYKKAAESFKKALKLNPRDDKARYNYAVTKEKLKEQEKQQQKNNNSDSNNQNENKDGEKDQNPDNSEDKKSQSPQENKEGQQGQSGGQGDNQSGQGVGNQEGREGIKNSNSREQENVSGSMQEQYYEGILGAMKEQERRAQQKIINKRIPPSGDSRGKDW
- a CDS encoding VWA domain-containing protein, whose amino-acid sequence is MNWELEKTSYLYLLLLLPFLIWRVLYLYKWKKSAVNKFADSEMQKRIFGNINFSAFIRDNILVIISFFMIVLGLVNWLGGMEKKQVKREGIDMVFVIDVSNSMNAEDVIPSRMEKAKKIVSDLITKLGGDRVGIVIFAGQAYSVMPLSNDYGAAELYLSGVDTNLISAQGTNIADAVLEASNMLSNIANTSKAIILVSDGETHKGEVNKAVNTANKNDITIFSVGIGTPQGAPIPVQDGGGYTSYKKDEEGNVVLTRLVDTSLKNLAFETKGAYFYGGGPSEQITKEIFDEMSKLGKKEQSLSYTYDSKQYFQFFIGIALLLLIIISLTNYKRDFNV
- a CDS encoding VWA domain-containing protein, which codes for MNTNLEFANPWFLVLLILIPILLFLKYKKKVKPKSIAIPNLSALSTHSSWLGTIRPVVYWLRIVVLILLILAISRPRVVDVAQTLENEKGIDIMLTVDVSLSMLAKDLDPDRLTALKGVAVKFVMERPIDRIGLIAYSGEALTLVPLTIDRNILKQQLEDLKTQTLDGGTAIGVGLATAVNHLKDSKAKSKVVILMTDGVNNDGFVEPATAADIAAKNGIKVYTIGIGTNGWALFPTSIDAFTGKIYFEKQRVEIDEELLKEIAKKTGGEYFRATNTQSLQDIYDNINQLEKSDINNLKYYNYTEKYRMFLLPALILLLLELMLRGFVIRSIN
- a CDS encoding BatD family protein, with translation MKGFLLFCNIFFGIYWLGAQVTFQAVPQKKEVILNEPIHVQFILSIKSKSSANSVSTIKLPNFSNSQVVARNVIQKQGYENDEMILLYGEEITLRAIKPGSIKIGAASVTVNGKTYTSKPLSISVQEERTDIQEDRINMLGMGDAFLAFKVSDRNPFQNEGITGKLKFYTKKVDLINSLSNLSPPNFQGLFVQPIKERNNTYEQEIINGEAYLSRVIGSYVIFPSKPGTLTIYPFTLTLTVAEGFFDEQEIYIKSAPVTLQVKKIPDNAPEGFYGVVGNYKIKAHSNKESLNLSEAATVTVEITGKGNIGLLKSPELIIPKNIEQYSPKNKMETLPGTDGVVGKIVMSTVLVPQKSGSFSIKVKPFTFFDPKDEQFKTISAEPVVFKVREDTLKNVKSDSIETNIKSRDSDKLKSYIPDLHVKETISEVLEGKPVKTEKSAVLLIVAGVVFLSGFLFFILYKKKKRIKKNVNTVNEIDKTSVHKINKLSPPPSDKKNFEAELFQLKKIAEKGDDKKAFYSLAESIIQAAIYQNLGIEQQQFITSVDIEEKLINKFGDEFAEECKNLLLKSQIEQYSNLTDQDSLLSVYLKIEDLIKKLN